The window GCCGGTGCCCTTGCCGGCGGCCTTCGCGGGGTGGTGGGAGCACGTGAACGGCTCGCCGGCGTGGCAGGACGGGATCTTCTGGGCCCTCGCCGCACTCTACGGCCTCATCGCCGCCTCATCCTTCGTAAGCATCTAATCTGTCCACGGAACAAACCTGTACTCCTTCTACTACTAGGTTGGTGCCCTGGTGGCAAGGCAAGAGAATATTTTGCAGGGGTACCGATGAATAAATTTGTGATGTCACAACCAGCGATTTCACTAGAGAATAAAGGCTGTTTTTATCTGCTTTGTGGCTTGAGCATAATACTAGTGTTTTGTATGAAAGCCAATAATGTGAACGAATAGCATCTTACAGAGCTTTATAGATCAACCAAGGGGAAAACCGTGATTCCGAATACAGATAGGTGGACAAGGACCTGTGTTTGCTTTCATGCTTATCTCTCTAATCCATGAAAaccttggtggataagaatgcgttGATAGCATCCGAATTACACATATAATTCTATGAACTGTCAACTGTAAATACCTCGGTTCcttgcaaataaataaataaacatctTAGGTTCTAGTAAGGTTTATACTTGTCACGTGCACATGCCAATGTTTACAGCTTGATGAATAAATTTACTCGAGGAAGAGAAGGCAATATTAACACTGAGCTATGTATGTGTATATGCAGATCCAAGTTGCTAGAATACAGCACAGAGTTCCTGAATATGGATGGACAACACAAAAGGTCTTCCAGTTCCTTAATTTCTTGGTTAATGGAGGTATATTGTTCAGTCTCAACTGGGGTAAAATTTGCATGCTCATTTATATCCCGTGTAATGCTAATTTTACTCTGTTGCTAATCTGCAGCAAGGTGTTCCATCTTTGCTTTCCGTCGTCAAGTGCAACTAGTGAACCCTCAGGTTTGGATACCTTCATTATTTTCTGTCACTCGAATGAAATATTCAATTGATTGACTAGAGTTTTATCTCGTGTTTATTTTATTTCAGATCTTTCAGCATGTTATTCTTGATCTGCCGGGGCTTGCATTCTTCACCACCTACGCAATGTTGGCACTTTTCTGGGCTGAAATATCTTATCAAGCACGTGGTCTAGACACTGATGGCCTTAGATCAGGTTTCCATACTATTAACGGTGTCGTTTATGCAGTTCAGGTAAGGCAGGTTCTTTATAAGTCTGCACTACTTTTGTATAGTTCTACTAGCATTGCCTGTGCTAGATAATAGTACAGCGTTTCAGGCATATATTTTTCCTTTTTTCGGACTGATTAATTTCATGAAAATTTGGACATTTGAAAACTATACAATATGAGAAACTGCAATGCACTTTTTTTTTCCTGAATAGAGATGCACTTGCTATCTTGCTACTTTCACCGTCCAAATATGTAAGGCGCTCATGAATTTCAAGATTCAACTTTGATCATCAATTAGACCCATAATACATGGTTATGTATGTATGTTCCACGATAAACATACCATTGAGGCACATAAACCATATTGGTGGTCAAAGTTGAACCCTGAAATGTGTGGATGCCTTACATTTTGGTACAGAGGAAGTAGTTGATATCTGAAGCAGCATAACAGAAATATTGCATAAAGGTAATAGGAAATTGTTTGCAGTTAGTCATTTATTGGTAGTTTTTGATGGTTGAGTTTTGTTAATTTAATATTGACCCCTCACGCGCTTGTTCTACATGAATCTTCTCACTTCACTAACTGCTCTATTCATCTGTGTTTATTTGTGTACTCAATCACAGTTAGACTGCCTTGTCTCAAAATACTCACATACATCTGTCTCTTGCAGGTTCTGGTTTGGGTATTGCTGTGGTTGAATCCAAACCCATCTATGCTTCTCCTTTCAAAGTTATTCATTGCGGGACTGTCCTTTTCCGCTGCCCTGGGTTTTCTGCTTTATGGAGGGAGGTAAGAATACCTCTTTAAGAAAGTTTGGACTATGATGCATTTagatcgtactccctccgttccaaaatagatgacccaactttatactagctttagtacaaagttgggtcatctattttggaacagagggagtacatgtataGTCAAATTAATCTACTAGGCTAGTCACAATCTAGTAATGGTTTGTGGTTTAGTACTTTAGACTATCTCCATTTGTTCAGGGTTTGGTGTATGGAATTATACTATACAACTATAACATTACGTTACATTCATGTGCTCCTGATCTGTTTGGCAGGCTATTCCTCATGTTGAAACGTTTTCCTATTGAGTCCAAAGGAAGGCAACAAAAGCTGAGCGAGGTTGGCAGAGTGGCCGCTATTTGTTCCTGTTGCTTCTTGGCAAGATGCGTGATGGTAAGGATGTCTGTCCTCTAATCCTTGAACGAGATTGCAAGTCATACATTTCATTTCCCACTTTTGCTGATGCACTTTTGTTCGCAGATGTGTTTCGCTGCCTTCGATAAAGAAGCTGATCTGGATGTTCTTGACCATCCAATTCTGAATTTCATATATTACTTGGTATGTCTGACTTTTGCAGCCCATAGTCACcacctcattttatttttttctagtcTAAATTGAAACCATCATTGGCATTGATGTCTACTGTTCTTAACCCCTTTTTTTCTACAGCTTGTCGAAATCGTTCCTTCAGCTCTTGTTCTGTACATTCTGCGGAGGATCCCTTCGAAGCTAAAGCTCGCACATTACCATCCCCTCAGCAGCGGCTAGAGATAAAAGCGGTGTTCCCTTCTGAG is drawn from Triticum dicoccoides isolate Atlit2015 ecotype Zavitan chromosome 6B, WEW_v2.0, whole genome shotgun sequence and contains these coding sequences:
- the LOC119323961 gene encoding tobamovirus multiplication protein 3-like, whose product is MAAAALAPAPAPVPLPAAFAGWWEHVNGSPAWQDGIFWALAALYGLIAASSFIQVARIQHRVPEYGWTTQKVFQFLNFLVNGARCSIFAFRRQVQLVNPQIFQHVILDLPGLAFFTTYAMLALFWAEISYQARGLDTDGLRSGFHTINGVVYAVQVLVWVLLWLNPNPSMLLLSKLFIAGLSFSAALGFLLYGGRLFLMLKRFPIESKGRQQKLSEVGRVAAICSCCFLARCVMMCFAAFDKEADLDVLDHPILNFIYYLLVEIVPSALVLYILRRIPSKLKLAHYHPLSSG